Within Bacillus sp. Marseille-Q1617, the genomic segment TTATGTCTTCGATGATCTTTGCACTCACTTCTGGGTTGAGAAGTGGTTCGTCAATGCCTTTATATAATAAATCGTTTTTTTGATAGGACGAAAGCTGGCTTTCTTGAAAGGTAATATCGATTTGACCGGCGGAGGTTTCTTTCATAACAGGAAATGAAAGAAGAGTGATCAAAGTTAGTTTTGTCAATAGCTGTATCAACGGTTATCATTCCCTTCCTCAGTAGTATAGGTGAGTAATTTACTTTCATGTAGAAAATGTGAAGGATAATGATTTCCAATAATTACAGCTTATTCATTTGAGGTTCATTCAGAAACTATAGAAAAAAAGGTATGGTTCATTATGTATTTTGCAAGGACCCTCATTGTTTATCTTCTTTTCCTTTTTATTATGACTGGACAAGGTGAAGCTGTAATGAAGATAGAAAATGAAAGTGCCATAAATGATCCGCGCCCCTCTTTTTCGATTGAACTTCTGCCGTGGCGTACTGTAAATGAAATGATACCGAATAAATCATTTTTCACGATCATTGACGTGGAAACAGGTCTTTATTTCAATGTGCAGCGGAGGGCAGGGAGTAAACATGCAGATGTCCAGCCCCTTACAAGAAAAGATACAAAAATCATGAAAAGTATATATGGGGGTAAATGGAGTTGGGATAGAAGAGCTATTTTGGTTCAATACAAAGACCTTTTGATCCCTGCTTCCATGAACGGAATGCCGCATGGAGCCGGAGCACTCCAAAATGGATTTCCTGGACACTTTTGTGTTCATTTTTATGGCAGTACCACACACAAAACCCCGACACCCGATTTGGCTCATAAATTGATGATTCTAAAAGCCGGTGGAGAACTTCATAGGTATTTATACAACATGGACCCGTATGAGAGCCTTCATATTATGGAAGTAGCAATCAATCAGCATGATGACAATCTTCTTTCACTTGTCTTGTCGGAAGGGAAGAAAGGTACTGCAAAAAAACTGATAAATGAGATAGAACACATCGATATTGCTGAACTTTCATTGCTCCCATCCGAGGATTTACATCCTCTTTTCGGGCTGGCCGTGAAAGCGAAGCTGAAGTGGATTTCGAATGAAAAAACGCAATTGGTAAAAAATGGTGAAGTAATCATCCGTAAAAATAGTCCTGAAGATCAATGGGCGATTGATGGTGAAATTCTCACTGATTTGGTGAAATAGTTTTCTGTCATTTACAGTTATTGTGAAAAATGTATGGAAAAAACGAAGCGGTAGAGTTTTTTCTCCAACAAACAGGGAAAAGGTTAGGTAAACAAATCGTGGAGGTTAGTAACTCATGCTGGAGTTTATTATAAATGCGATTAGAGAACTGGGGATGTGGGGACTGTTGGCCGGGAACGCAATCGAAGCTTCTTCTCTGCCTTTCCCTGGGGTATTAGTCACACTGACATATGGATATCTGCTTGACCCCTCATGGGGAAAGCTGATCAGTCTTGCTATTTTCAGCAGTCTGATTTATACCGTATTCAGTTACATTCCGTATGTGATCGGATTTAAAATAAAGCATACAATCAAAGATAAAACAAATGATAAAAACACAAGGAAAGTCGAAAAAGCCCAGAAGTGGTTCAGAAAGTATGGTGTATGGAGCATCGCTCTTTCGCGACCACTCGGGATCGGGAATTATATCTCCTACGCCTCCGGAATAAGTAAAGTAAACAAGATAAAGTTTGGCGTTCTTACGTTTATAGGAATCTTTCCAGTTACCTTTATCATGTTAATTGTCGGTAAAAATGGGCATTTAGAGTCGGTTCAGGCGTTAATGAGCAGTGTACAGAACTATATTTTCATCGGCGGGGCTGTATTACTCATCCTTTACATTGCTTACAAATTTCTATACTCGGCCAAAAAGAAGAAAGGCGGAGACTCTTCCCAAGAAAACATAACTCCTAAAACGGCAAAGCAAGGTGAGTCATAAAAGGTAAGTGGGATAATATTATTCACTCGCCGCTTCATAATCGTCCATCCTTATAAGGGTGGCGATTTTTTAGTGTGAACAGGGCATAGAGCGAAGCCCTTCCGCATTTCTTTTTGTCCAGCTCCGGCGGCTAGAGGCTCGAGGTCATAAGTCAAAAACATCAAAAAGGCAAAGAACGCCTTTCCGATGTTTTCGCCTTATGCTTGTCGCCTCTGAGCGAGCCGCCTCCGCTTTTCTTATTGTCCAGCTGCAGGGCTTAGAGGCCCATGTCATAAGCCAAATCGTCCAAGAAGGCAAAAAACGCCTTCATGGCCGATTCGTCTTATGCCACCTGCCTCTGAGCAAAGCCCTTCCGCATTTCTTATTGTCCAGCTGCAGGGCTTAGTGGCCCATGTCATAAGCCTCTCTTCAAAGCCCTTCCGCTTTTCTTTTTTCCTCAATCTGTTACGTGCTCGTTATTGAGTCATTGTGATATAATGAATAGTCGAGATTAGTAGAATTAGCATGAAAGGTTTGATTCGGACCATGACTCAATATACGCCTATGATCAGGCAATATTTACAGGTGAAGGCAGATTATCAGGATGCCTTTTTATTTTTTCGTTTGGGAGATTTTTATGAAATGTTCTTTGATGATGCGATTTCAGCATCCCAGGAACTTGAAATAACGTTAACAAGCCGCGATGGGGGCGGCGAGGAAAGAATTCCTATGTGCGGGGTCCCTTATCATTCAGCACCTAATTACATAGAACAATTGATCGACAAAGGCTACAAAGTCGCCATATGCGAACAGACAGAGGATCCGAAGCAGGCAAAGGGAGTCGTCCGAAGGGAAGTGGTGCAGCTTATCACCCCAGGGACGGTAATGGACGGAAAGGGATTGAATGATAAGGAGAACAACTATATTGCCTCCGTGACACCTTTTGACGACCTTATTTTCGGGCTCTCATATAGTGACCTCACTACCGGTGAATCTAAAGTGACCTTGGTAACGGATGGGATCCAAACATTATTAAATGAACTATCTACCATTGGGGCAAAAGAAGTTGTCCTTCCACTTGATATAGATGAGGAAATTCAAAGAAAGATCAATGAAAGAAATGAGCTTACACTTTCATTTGAAGGGGAAACAAGACTGGATGTTTCTTTCTCTCATCTTCTTGCATCCCTTGAACAGGATAAACTGAAAGAGGCAGCCGCCAGGCTCTTTCAATATTTGTTCCGTACCCAGAAAAGAAGCCTGGATCATTTGCAGAAAGTAGAGACCTATCATATCTATCAATATATGAAGATGGATTACTATTCAAAACGGAATCTCGAATTGACCGAAACGATCCGATCCAAAGGAAAAAAAGGCTCACTCCTCTGGCTTCTTGATGAAACCATGACGGCCATGGGCGCACGTCTGCTGAAACAATGGATAGATCGTCCTCTTATCCAATTAAAAGATATCCAAAAACGTCAGACTGTGGTTGAAGTCCTTTTGGAAAGGTTCTTTGAGAGACAGGACCTGAGGGAACGTCTAAAAGAAGTGTATGATTTGGAGCGGTTGGCAGGAAGGGTCGCCTTCGGGAATGTCAATGCACGTGATCTTATCCAGTTGAAAAAATCACTTCAGCAGATCCCTGTCTTAAGACACCTAGTTGAGACCATGGGAAATGAAGCAACAGATCAACTTGTCTCAGAATTGGATCCGTGTGAAGAGCTGACTGATTTATTGGAACAGGCACTGGTTGACAACCCTCCTCTTTCAATTAAAGAAGGCAGCCTCATGAGGGATGGATACCATGAAGAGCTGGATCAGTATCGAGATGCAAGTAAGAACGGAAAAAGCTGGATTGCAGAACTCGAACGAAAAGAGAGAGAGCGTACGGGAATCCGTTCATTGAAAGTCGGTTTTAATCGGGTATTCGGTTATTACATCGAAGTGACAAAAGCCAATCTTCAGCATTTAGAAGAGGGACGGTATGAAAGAAAGCAAACATTAACAAATGCGGAGCGCTTTATTACACCTGAATTAAAGGAGAAAGAATCCCTCATTCTTCAGGCTGATGAAAAATCAGTGGATTTAGAGTATGAGCTTTTTATAGGGATCCGCGAAACGGTGAAAGAGTATATTCCGCGTCTTCAGAAATTGGCCAGACTGGTAAGTGAACTTGATGTCCTTCAATGTTTTGCAACGGTAAGCGAGAAAAGGCATTACAATAAACCTTCATTTAATGATGATCGGAAAATCATTCTTAAGGATGGCCGTCACCCTGTAGTTGAAAAAGTCATGGGTGCTCAGGAATATGTGCCAAATGACTGCTATATGGATGCAGAACGGGAAATGCTGTTAATCACTGGACCTAACATGTCGGGTAAAAGTACGTATATGCGTCAAGTAGCCCTTACATCCATCCTTGCCCAAATCGGTTGTTATGTCCCTGCAGATCAAGCAGACCTGCCGATTTTTGATCAGGTATTTACCCGCATCGGTGCAGCCGATGACTTGATTTCCGGCCAGAGCACGTTTATGGTTGAAATGCTCGAGGCAAAGAATGCAATCGTCAATGCGACGCAGCAGAGTTTGATCCTATTCGATGAAATAGGCCGTGGAACTTCCACATACGACGGTATGGCTCTTGCTCAGGCGATCATTGAATATATACATGAAAATATCGGTGCAAAAACGCTGTTTTCCACGCATTATCATGAATTGACCATCCTTGAAGAAGAATTGAGAAAAGTGAAAAATGTCCATGTCAGTGCAATGGAACAGAACGGAAAACTTGTTTTCCTTCACAAAATCAAAGATGGGGCTGCCGATAAAAGTTACGGGATCCATGTAGCGGAACTTGCCGATCTCCCGCCAGCACTGATTCAGCGAGCGAACGAGATATTATCCCAGCTTGAACAAAAGGAAGACGGGTTGTCTCTATCCAAACAGGATGCGGATCTGAGAAGAGATGCAAAATCAGAAGCCGCTCCGGTTAATGATGAAATCGCTCAGTTATCCTTTTTCCAGACAGAAAAGAAGGGTTCCAATGATTTACCTGTTAAATCAAAAGAAAAGAAACTCCTGGATGAACTAAAGAAACTCGATATACTTGAAATGACCCCGTTGGATGCGATGAACACTTTATATTCAATCCAAAAAAAGTTAAAAAACTAAGGGCGGTGTAAACGTGGCGAAAATCTTTCAACTAGACGACTCGCTTTCAAACAAAATTGCCGCGGGCGAGGTTGTTGAAAGGCCCGCTTCAGTCGTAAAAGAACTCTTGGAAAATAGTATAGATGCTAATGGAAACGTAATTGAAATTCATATAGAAGAAGCGGGTCTCAACTCCATCCGCATCATTGATAATGGCGATGGCATCGAAGAAGAAGATGTTGAGACAGCTTTCAGGCGTCATGCAACGAGTAAGATAAAAGATGAAAATGATCTCTTCCGGATCCGCACATTGGGGTTTAGAGGAGAGGCACTGCCGAGTATCGCTTCAGTTTCTCATTTCACTCTGAAAACAAGTACGGGAAATGGCCCTGGTACATTCATCGAGCTCCAGGGAGGGGAGATTGTGAAACTGGAGAATACTTCTTCAAGGAAAGGAACAGATATCACAGTTTCACAGATTTTCTTTAATACTCCCGCGAGGTTAAAGTACTTAAAGACCATTCATACAGAACTTGGAAACATCAGTGACGTCGTAAACCGCATTGCGCTGGCTCATCCCGATGTGTCAATTAAACTGCTGCATAATGGCAAATCACTTCTTCATACGAATGGAAACGGTGATGTCCTTCAAGTACTGGCGGCCATCTATGGAGTGGGAATCGCAAAGAAAATGGTTCCTATTGATGTAAGTACACTTGACTTCCGTATAAATGGATATGTCTCTCTCCCTGAGGTCACCCGTGCATCAAGAAATTATATTTCCACGATGATCAATGGGAGGTTCATTAAGAATTATGCTTTGGCAAAAGCGATAGGAGAAGGGTATCATACACTGCTCCCGATTGGGAGGCACCCGATTGTTTTATTAAATATTGAAATGGACCCTGTTCTAGTAGATGTAAACGTCCATCCTTCCAAAATGGAAGTCCGTATAAGCAAGGAAAGTGAATTAAATACGCTAGTGACGGATGGGATTAAAACGATCTTTAAAAGGAAGGAACTCATTCCTTCTGGAGCTATTGTTCAGAGAGCCGCGAAACCGAAGTCTGATCAAACGTATATGGACTTGGATCACAGACCTGTACCCGAAAAGAAAGAAGCGCGCATTTCATGGCCTGTGACTGAACCAGACCATGGGATCGGGGATGTGAAAAAGAAACAAACGTATGATTCACATCAAATGGTAAATGAAGAGAAAACACCTTTACCTACTGAAACAACTGCTTTAATTAATGATACGAAAGAAACAATGCACGTTGAATCTGAAATGATTCAAACAAAAGAGGTCGAGCTGAATGAAGCAGCTAATGAATCATTCAGGGTTCCCCCTCTTTATCCTGTGGGACAGATGCACGGCACATATATTTTTGCTCAAAATGACCAAGGACTGTATATCATTGATCAACATGCTGCACAGGAACGCATCAAATATGAATATTTCAAAGAAAAAGTCGGTCAGGTGGCCAAGGAGCTTCAAGAGCTGCTCGTACCGATGACATTGGAGTATTCCACTGATGAGTATATAAAAATAAATGAAAACCGATCAGCACTTGAAGAAGTGGGGGTCTTCCTTGAAGAGTTCGGCCATAACAGCTTCATTGTACGTTCCCATCCCCAATGGTTTCCTCAAGGGGAAGAAAAAGAAACCATCGAAGATATGATTCAGCAGGTGTTAAAAATGAATCGGGTGGATATCAGGAGGCTGCGGGAGGAAGCAGCAATCATGATGAGCTGCAAAGGCTCTATTAAGGCCAATCATTATCTCAGGAATGATGAGATTCTTGCATTGTTAGATGAATTGAGGAGGACGACCGATCCTTTCACATGTCCACACGGACGCCCTATCATCATTCATTACTCCACATATGAAATGGAAAAAATGTTCAAGCGAATAATGTAAAACAACGCAGGAAGCCTGGTAAACCCGGGCTTCTTTTTTATTCGTATATTTATTTTCAATAATACTGTTATGTTAACTTTTGAAAAATGGTACCTATATTATGTTGGATATTTATATTTAGTGTTGAATTATTTCAACTTTAGTGTAAAATTACACTAAAAGGAACATACTGGGGGAGTTGGGAATGTTTTTAAATTCTATAAAGAAAAAGAGTATCTTTATCATTCTTATTCTATTACTTGCTTACTCTTCAGCTTTTACATTAATTGCGTCAAACAAAAAAGAAGAAAATGTCATATCAGACGTGGGGCGTTTAATGCCGACTAAAATCAAGAAAGTGATAAAAGGCAAGGAAGAAAACAGTATGATTGAAACAATCACAGATGCGAATGAAAATGATCTAAAGATATCGGTTGCGGGCAAACGGCACAGCCAAGGGGGACATACGTATTATCAAGATGGCGTTGTGTTGGATATGACGGATTATAATGAAATTCTACATGTCGATCCCGGGAAAAAGACGATACATGTACAAAGCGGGGCGACTTGGGATGATATTCAACGGGCAGTGAATCCGTATGGTTTAGCGGTGAAAGTGATGCAATCACAAAATATATTCACAATAGGAGGTTCTCTCTCTGTAAATGTCCATGGAAGGGATATTAGAAACGGATCATTAATCGAGACAGTCAACTGGTTCAGATTATTGAAACCGGATGGGACGATTATAAAGGTTTCCAGGACTGAAAACAGTGAATATTTCCCTTTGGTGATAGGGGGATATGGCTTATTCGGGGTCATCCTTGATTGTGAACTTCAATTAACGGAAGATGAATTATATACGATGAGAACGGAAGAAATATCATACGAAGAGTATACGGAATATTTTAAAGAAAATGTACTGGCTGAAGATAAAGTGAAAATGCATTTAGGGAGAATCTCGACAGCCCCTCATTCCTTTTTGGAAGAGATGTATGTAACAGACTATTATTCAAGTGAAAATCAAAAAGAATACAGTGTGTACAGTGAACTTAAAGAGGAGAGGTTCACTTTTTTAACTAAGTTCCTGCTCGGGTTATCCCGGGATTTCAATTGGGGGAAGGATGCATTCTGGGACATGCAGAAAGCATTCTTTCTCAAGCGCAATGAGAAATTGGTGACGAGAAACAACGTCATGCGTTCAGAATCGGAATTCCTTGAATATGAAGCAAAGAATAATACTGATATTCTACAGGAATATTTTGTCCCTGTGGATGAATATGAAGATTATATCAACGACTTAAGGACCTACCTTCAAAAAAGGGATTTAAATTTGTTGAACATTACTGTCCGGTATGTTGAGCGTAACAATGAGGCAGTCATGTCTTTCGCTAAAGAGGATATGTTTGCACTGGTGCTCCTCATTAATCAAGGAATGAATGAAGAAGATATGGCAGAGACAGAAGAAACAGTGAGGGGGATGATCGACATTACTTTAGAGCATGGTGGCAGTTATTATTTGCCCTATTATGAGTATCCGACAATAGATCAGATGAAAGAGGCCTACCCGAATAGTGAGGAATTCTTTCAACAGAAAAGAAAACTGGACCCCGACGAACGCTTCATGAATCAATTTTATGAGAAGTATGGCTTATGAGATGGTTCATATTATCCCAAAGTTTCGCCATGACTGCAGCTAGTGTATCGTTTCCGTTCTATTTGCTCTTCATACAGAATATTGGCCGGTCATTTTCTTCCTTTGGATTTGCATACGGGTTATTCACGCTGAGTGCAGCACTCAGTCACCGCTTGATCGGGAAGTTGGCGGATCAATCAGGCGGTTTGAGACTATTGATCTTTTATGCTGTTGGAATGAGCTTTCTCTTCCTCCTCATACCTTCTGTGACATCTATAGAGACAGTTTATTTCATCCAAATCATCCTCGGTATTCTGGGAGCCGTCCAAAAGACGAGTGAAAAGCTGGTCCTCAGTGATATTCCGCATGCCGGCAGCAGGGGCAAGATGATCGGAAACTATCATTTTTGGACTTCCCTGAGCTCTAGTTTTGCTGTCATGGGGACCGGTCTATTTTTGAATTACTTTACCATCCATTATATTTTTTATGGGTGCTCCATGTTTTTTCTGATAAGTGGAATAAGTCTCATCTTTGGTCATGAAGAACGTATACAAACCAATAAACTGCCAACAAAAAAAACGAAAGGGGGCTGAATCTCTTTCGTTTTTTATAACTCTTCCATTTTTTGAAATTAAGAAGGATATCGTAAATAAAAAGCTAATATTAAATAAAGGATACATTTCTGAATTTTCAATAAAATACACAGGGGGAGTAAGATGAATGGGGGAATAGAGCTTCAACCGTTAAAAAAGAAAAAACGGATAGCTATTTTATTTTGGACGCTCGGGATATTGGTGTTTCTTGCGGGAGGGGGAATCATTGGGGTTAACTTCTATGTGGAGAGGTCATTACCCTTGACTTCCGGAACGATAGCTTTAAACGGATTGTCTCAAGATGTGGAGGTTATCAGGGACGAACAAGGTGTACCTCATATATCGGCAGAAACAGAAAAGGACTTGTTCATTGCCCAGGGATATGTTCAGGCTCAAGACCGATTATTCCAAATGGATTTAAGCAGAAGGCAGGCTTCGGGACAATTAAGTGAAATCATAGGGAAAAAAACCGTTGAAAGGGACAAATTCTTTCGGACTTTAGGGCTCAAGAGGGCTGCGGAAGTATCCTATACAGCCTATCCCGATGAAGCGAAACAGATCCTGGAATGGTATGCAGAAGGCGTCAATGCGTACATGAAGGAAGCAGAAGAAGAGGGCCGGCTGCCGGTCGAATTCACTCTCTTGGGATACAAGCCAAAAAAATGGACGCCAATCGATTCATTGACCATCGGAAAATATATGGCATTCGATTTAGGCGGGCATTGGCATGGACAGGCATTCAGGTATTGGGCGCTGAAGAACCTCTCTGAGGACAAGGCATTTGACCTGTTCCCGTCATATCCGGAAGGTGCACCTGAAATCCTCTCCTCCATCAAGGAGCTTTCAATCGATATAGAAGACTCTTTTGCCGGAGCGGTCATTCCACCGGAATTTAACGGCAGCAACAATTGGGTGGTTAGCGGGGAGAAAACGGCAAGCGGAAAGCCTTTATTGGCTGATGATCCGCATTTATCTCTCGGTACGCCTTCCATTTGGTATCAGATGCATTTAAAAGCCCCCGAAATGAATGTAAGTGGAGTCATCTTCGCTGGAATTCCGGGAATCATCTTAGGTCATAATGAAAAAATCGCTTGGGGAGTAACAAATACAGGTCCGGACGTTCAAGATTTATATATAGAAAAAAAACATGAACAAGATTCAACACTTTTTCTATATGATGATCGGTGGGAAGAAGCGACCGTTATTCAGGAACCGATCACTGTAAAGGGGGAGGAAGTGATTCCTTATGAAGTGGTCATCACCAGACATGGCCCTGTTATTTCAGATTTTGCCCATCAAACGGATAAGGAACATGCGCTCTCACTCAGGTGGACCGCTTTAGATCCAGGTCTCGAACTGCAGGCGATCATAAATATTAATAAAGCAAATAATTGGGAAGAATTCGAGAAGGCACTGGAGGATTTTCATACACCTACTCAAAACTTTGTCTTTGCCGCAAAGGATGGAACGATTGCATATAAAGCGAATGGGAAAATACCAATTCGTAATAAAGGAGACGGATTGATACCGGCTCCAGGGTGGGATCCGGATTATGAATGGAAAGGATTTGTGCCATTTGATGAACTGCCTTCGATTGTCAACCCCGAAAAAGGGTTTATAGCTACCGCGAACAATAAAGTCATTGATGACAGTTATCCCTATCATATCAGTCATCACTGGGCTCAACCTTACAGGTACATGAGAATTGCTCAGTATTTGGAACAAAAGGAAGACTTAACGATACAGGATATGAAAAATCTTCAAATGGACCAAATTAATTTGCACGCTGCAGAGTTTGTACCGATTTTATTAAGGGATATAAAAGATAAAGATTTGACGTCAGGCCAAAGCCAAGCTGTTAAAGTGCTTGAAGAGTGGGACTATAAAGATGATAAATCCGAAGCAGCACCGTTGTTGTTTCACACTTGGATGAACACGTTATCAATGGATATGTTTGAAAAAGAAATACCAAAGGAAATGATGGATCTTTTTGAAGGGCGTCAAAGTATAGTAGATGAAATGCTGAGAAAAGCTCATGAAGGGGAAGTATCCTCATGGTTTGAACCATTTGGCGGATATCAATCGTATCTGCAGAAATCATTGGATGCTGCCATAAGTGAAATTGGGGAACGGTATGGTTCTTCCATGGAACAATGGAAATGGGGCGATTACCACAAGGTTTATTTTGAGCATCCCATGTCAAGTGCCTCTCCGCTTTTAGAACGGTTCTTCAATAGTAAAGATCCGGTTCCCGTCGGCGGAAGCAGGGTCACTGTCCAGGCAGCGAGTTATAATCAAGATGGGGTCGTCAACCATGGTGCCTCATGGAGATTTGTTGTAGACACTGCAAACCTTACAGAAGGATATCATATTGTGGGACCTGGGCTGGCCGGCCACTTCAAGAGTGAATGGTACGATAATCAAATTGATGCGTGGGTACAGGGGGAGTATCATAAAACGTCATTGACTGATGTAAACAGTGAAAATAAATTAGTGTTGAAAGCTGAATGAATGGGGGTCTGATATCCTTCTTGGAATGAAGGATATCAGACTATTTTAATTGAACATGATTAAAAATATTGAAAAAGGTTATACTTACAAGATGTGATTTTTAAGACTATTATGGTACGATAATGTGTAAGGAAGATTTACATAGAAAGCAGTGAAAGTATGGCTCATGCTACCAAACAAAAATTGATCGTACTCATCGGTCCGACTGCTGTTGGAAAAACCAAAACAAGCATTCATCTTGCCAATACGTTCAATGCAGAAATCATAAGCGGGGATTCTATGCAAATTTATAAAGGCATGGATATCGGTACTGCTAAAATAACAGAAAAAGAGATGGCAGGGGTTCCGCATCATTTAATTGATATTAGAGACCCCATGGAACCGTTTTCTGCTGCAGAATTCCAACAGCTTGTCAGAGGTAAAATATCGGAGATTCATTCTCGTGGGAAAATGCCCATGATTGTAGGGGGTACAGGGTTATATATACAATCTGTCATTTTCGATTATCAGTTTACGGAGGCACCGGGAGATGCTGAGTATCGTTTTAGTCTCGAAAAAGAAGTGAAGGAAAACGGTATTGCACCCTTGTATGATGACTTGCGACGCATTGATCCGGAAGCTGCAAGAAATATCCACCCTAACAATACACGGAGGGTCATCCGCGCTTTGGAGATTTACCATTGTACCGGTAAGACGATGACCGATTATCAGGTAGGTCAATCTCATGAATTGCTTTATGACACAGCGTTGATTGGTTTGAACATGGACAGGGAAAAGCTTTATGACCGCATAAACAGGAGAGTCGATCTCATGCTCGATGAAGGACTCCTGGAAGAAGTTAAAACTCTTTTTGATCTTGGAGTGCGGGAGGTTCAATCCGTTCAAGCTATCGGGTATAAAGAGATATATGAATACTTGGAAGGAAATATAAGCCTGGAGCGGGCAATCGAGGATCTTAAGCAGAATTCCAGGAGATATGCAAAAAGGCAGTTAACGTGGTTTCGCAATAAGATGGATGTAAACTGGTTTGATGTGACCGATGAAAATCATCATCAAAAAATTATCAAGGAGATTTCCGAATTTATTGCAGGAAAGCTTAAACTAAAGTCGAATTAGTAAGTAGAGATAGAGGAGGAGGACTAAACATGAAACAATCCATTAATATTCAAGATCAATTTCTCAACCAATTGCGTAAAGACAATTCACTTTGTACGGTATTCCTTTTGAATGGCTTCCAAATCCGCGGTCATGTCAAGGGGTTTGATAATTTTACCGTTCTATTTGAATGTGAAGGGAAACAGCAGCTTGTTTATAAGCATGCGATTTCAACATTCGCTCCTCAGCGAAATGTTCAAATAAATTTTGAAGATAGTAATTAAACGTTTAGTTCTGGTTCTAACTGATTAAACCTGACAGAGCTGCCTGATGTGATTCGGGCAGCTTTTTTATTTTTGGGATGAAAATCATACATTT encodes:
- the mutS gene encoding DNA mismatch repair protein MutS — its product is MTQYTPMIRQYLQVKADYQDAFLFFRLGDFYEMFFDDAISASQELEITLTSRDGGGEERIPMCGVPYHSAPNYIEQLIDKGYKVAICEQTEDPKQAKGVVRREVVQLITPGTVMDGKGLNDKENNYIASVTPFDDLIFGLSYSDLTTGESKVTLVTDGIQTLLNELSTIGAKEVVLPLDIDEEIQRKINERNELTLSFEGETRLDVSFSHLLASLEQDKLKEAAARLFQYLFRTQKRSLDHLQKVETYHIYQYMKMDYYSKRNLELTETIRSKGKKGSLLWLLDETMTAMGARLLKQWIDRPLIQLKDIQKRQTVVEVLLERFFERQDLRERLKEVYDLERLAGRVAFGNVNARDLIQLKKSLQQIPVLRHLVETMGNEATDQLVSELDPCEELTDLLEQALVDNPPLSIKEGSLMRDGYHEELDQYRDASKNGKSWIAELERKERERTGIRSLKVGFNRVFGYYIEVTKANLQHLEEGRYERKQTLTNAERFITPELKEKESLILQADEKSVDLEYELFIGIRETVKEYIPRLQKLARLVSELDVLQCFATVSEKRHYNKPSFNDDRKIILKDGRHPVVEKVMGAQEYVPNDCYMDAEREMLLITGPNMSGKSTYMRQVALTSILAQIGCYVPADQADLPIFDQVFTRIGAADDLISGQSTFMVEMLEAKNAIVNATQQSLILFDEIGRGTSTYDGMALAQAIIEYIHENIGAKTLFSTHYHELTILEEELRKVKNVHVSAMEQNGKLVFLHKIKDGAADKSYGIHVAELADLPPALIQRANEILSQLEQKEDGLSLSKQDADLRRDAKSEAAPVNDEIAQLSFFQTEKKGSNDLPVKSKEKKLLDELKKLDILEMTPLDAMNTLYSIQKKLKN
- a CDS encoding DedA family protein, which gives rise to MLEFIINAIRELGMWGLLAGNAIEASSLPFPGVLVTLTYGYLLDPSWGKLISLAIFSSLIYTVFSYIPYVIGFKIKHTIKDKTNDKNTRKVEKAQKWFRKYGVWSIALSRPLGIGNYISYASGISKVNKIKFGVLTFIGIFPVTFIMLIVGKNGHLESVQALMSSVQNYIFIGGAVLLILYIAYKFLYSAKKKKGGDSSQENITPKTAKQGES
- a CDS encoding MFS transporter, whose product is MRWFILSQSFAMTAASVSFPFYLLFIQNIGRSFSSFGFAYGLFTLSAALSHRLIGKLADQSGGLRLLIFYAVGMSFLFLLIPSVTSIETVYFIQIILGILGAVQKTSEKLVLSDIPHAGSRGKMIGNYHFWTSLSSSFAVMGTGLFLNYFTIHYIFYGCSMFFLISGISLIFGHEERIQTNKLPTKKTKGG
- a CDS encoding FAD-binding oxidoreductase, whose amino-acid sequence is MFLNSIKKKSIFIILILLLAYSSAFTLIASNKKEENVISDVGRLMPTKIKKVIKGKEENSMIETITDANENDLKISVAGKRHSQGGHTYYQDGVVLDMTDYNEILHVDPGKKTIHVQSGATWDDIQRAVNPYGLAVKVMQSQNIFTIGGSLSVNVHGRDIRNGSLIETVNWFRLLKPDGTIIKVSRTENSEYFPLVIGGYGLFGVILDCELQLTEDELYTMRTEEISYEEYTEYFKENVLAEDKVKMHLGRISTAPHSFLEEMYVTDYYSSENQKEYSVYSELKEERFTFLTKFLLGLSRDFNWGKDAFWDMQKAFFLKRNEKLVTRNNVMRSESEFLEYEAKNNTDILQEYFVPVDEYEDYINDLRTYLQKRDLNLLNITVRYVERNNEAVMSFAKEDMFALVLLINQGMNEEDMAETEETVRGMIDITLEHGGSYYLPYYEYPTIDQMKEAYPNSEEFFQQKRKLDPDERFMNQFYEKYGL
- the mutL gene encoding DNA mismatch repair endonuclease MutL; protein product: MAKIFQLDDSLSNKIAAGEVVERPASVVKELLENSIDANGNVIEIHIEEAGLNSIRIIDNGDGIEEEDVETAFRRHATSKIKDENDLFRIRTLGFRGEALPSIASVSHFTLKTSTGNGPGTFIELQGGEIVKLENTSSRKGTDITVSQIFFNTPARLKYLKTIHTELGNISDVVNRIALAHPDVSIKLLHNGKSLLHTNGNGDVLQVLAAIYGVGIAKKMVPIDVSTLDFRINGYVSLPEVTRASRNYISTMINGRFIKNYALAKAIGEGYHTLLPIGRHPIVLLNIEMDPVLVDVNVHPSKMEVRISKESELNTLVTDGIKTIFKRKELIPSGAIVQRAAKPKSDQTYMDLDHRPVPEKKEARISWPVTEPDHGIGDVKKKQTYDSHQMVNEEKTPLPTETTALINDTKETMHVESEMIQTKEVELNEAANESFRVPPLYPVGQMHGTYIFAQNDQGLYIIDQHAAQERIKYEYFKEKVGQVAKELQELLVPMTLEYSTDEYIKINENRSALEEVGVFLEEFGHNSFIVRSHPQWFPQGEEKETIEDMIQQVLKMNRVDIRRLREEAAIMMSCKGSIKANHYLRNDEILALLDELRRTTDPFTCPHGRPIIIHYSTYEMEKMFKRIM